AAACTTATTCTGTTTATACATTTgagataaattaaaatatttatatcgtCTTTTATCAATAACATTGTGATTTCGAAACTAGATATACCGATCGTTAACAGAATCCAAGCAATCGATATTCTGTAATTCCATACGAAGTAACGATCCTCCACTGGGAATTTATTGAGGTAATGTGATATGTGAATCATTACCCTGGTTTCTGTAAGctttttcttccaaaataaatttGCTTGTATGATTGTAATGATTGTAGCTATAGACGTTACGAGTTCCATGATGCTTAGAGCGGTAGCATCTCCTATGTgttctgtttttattataaggTAAAGTTCCATAATTCCTGacagaaaaatgaaacattataggacttttcggaaactatgatcgggttaaccaTAGTCATATGATAGGATCCTTTCTACCCTGGTAGACCGATGGGTGTATGTATGGAATATGGCAATTGGATAGTATCGTAGAAGCACAAGGAGGTTAAAGATTGGTATTATAGGTCTTGGAGGTCGAAAATTCTACCCTCATATCCTCTAAGATGTGTATGGTGCATGGCGTACAGTGAGGTATACATTATGTAGTAGAAGGCTCCTCTAAATAACGGGAACAAAAAGCTAAAAGAAGCCAAGAAGCCCCCCTACAGAAACTTTAGTCCTTCAGGTTGGGGTTTGTGACGATGgaaaaaagaatgtaaaaaaactaACTCTATACTATCATCCATAATGGAACTAGAATAAAAGGTGAATAATAAAGGCAAGGAAAACGCATAGTTAATTTTAGAACTTTAAATGTACAATGCTGCAGTGGTAAAATAAACAGCCAACAAATGATTATACTGACAGAAACAAAGAAAAGGGGAAATGGTATAAAAAGGCTTCacaattatatacatttatagAGTGGCGGACCAAAAGGCTAGCATGCAAGTAGAGTATTACCTATACTGATACTATGGGTAAAAAACTTAAAGAAGAGTACGAAAAATGAGATCGATCGaaagtatcgagccatcatcaagtacctgttgtatttaaaagggttaagaggtaagcagatttacgaagatatgcttaatacccttggtaatcaatgtccttcgtatgtgaACGTGAAAAAAtcgactgcaagcttcaaaagagttaaattttccattgaagatgatgaccgatcgagaaggccagtttctgtgtcagtctccgaaaatatcgatgcagttcatgacatgattttatcagtcCGTCAAATTGGGctgaaacggatatctgaagcaaaTTTTGCTAAGGTGGTTCTAGAATGTGCACTGAAAgcaaatgtttaataaaaaaaacggcGGCAACGTTTGTCCTGTCAgattatttaagaaatttacgtaaaaaaagactcaaatattaaaatcaacagaTTTAAGAATAAATCGTTACTGGAAATCCAAAAATGATCACTGATATTATAAAATGTCTATTGGAAGAATCACGATTAAAAATTGGACAAAATCGTCTGCCCAAGCGATTGGCTTgaataccaaagaaaaaaaattaccaatcaCTTCAGTAGATCGATCGCGGTTAGTAGATTGGCCAAAAATGGTATAATAGATCtagtcaatttggacatgagaaaaattgctgtaaaatggatcctcaatgtttgaatgttgaccaaaagcgtgcaagggtagaagcatcgcgttcgatctgtgttcgatttgaaaacgatgtcgacttcttaagccgaattgttactatggataagACTTGGgcacatttctacgatccagaaacaaaggaacaatcgatggaatggcgacattctagttctccaagacctaagaaatttcgtgtccaaaaatctactggaaaagttcttgcttcagttttttgggattgccatggagtaatcatgattgattttttggataaaggtagaacaataaccggagattactattcgacattactgaccactttacgggaaaaaattaaatagaaaagacgcggaaagctatccaaaggtgttttgtttttgcacgACAAtgccctgcacacaaatctcatgttgccatgtaaaaaattcgtaatttagggtttgaattactagaacacccctctTATTCACCAAATGtggctccgttcgactatcatctctttcctcaactgaaaaaacgtttaaaaagtcgtaaattttcttccaacgaggaggtaataaaaactgtggaggtctggtttgcagagcaagaagaaacattttttttgaaaggtctagagaagTTGCAGGTTCGATGTGATGTATTCAAtcaagaggagaatatgttgagtaataaaatattttaaggaaGTGATGTAGtaagtaaagtaaagtaaagtagAACAGCAGTATACGGAAAATGAGGAACATCAAGAAAAACTAGCGAGCAAGGGCTAAGTGAGAGAGGAATAACAATAATAGGAACCAATGAGAAGTGGAAATCGGCAAAGGATCACAAACAATGCAATTCAATTAAAGTATACCAACCTAATATAACAACTGATGTATGAAAAATAGAACACAATAATCTTTTAGCTGGAGAATCTGAAACCCATGTTTTCCTCCAAGGATCTTTTTTATTATGTGGACAATTATAATTCATCAAACCATAGCACAAAGAAGTGAAAATTGATGTTAATgtaaacatacatataaaacaaGTGCTGGtcattgtttttcatttatatattttgaatgcgTTTTAAACTAAGAATTATCTCTATAGAATCACagttaatatgaaaatttgtctCGGAAAATCCAATATGTAAGTGATTTTTGATgatgatttgattatttatcGTTATGATATCTATACTAGATCTAAATTatgtttcatatttattttcctaTGAGGTGTACTAGGTGGTTTAACGAAAATGCAACAAAAGATATAACCAATCCATATTTTCAGCATTCACTTCCATAATACTGTAAGTTTTTGAAAGGAAACGATTTAATTTGAGTTAGACGAATAGGCAGAATGTCAATACTAACAAAAACCTAAGAGTAAGGAATCAAAAGCCCTTTACCACTagtatttcattaaaaaaaaattggggCGCTACATCCGAGTAGGACTAATTTGTACTACATTTCCCTCTCACGAACAGACTGCTACTTCACTCAAAACATAGAAAAGGCTATTACAGGAGAGATATTGCTGTAGCAGTTTACATCGATATAGATAATCCATAAAAAAGACGTTAGAAGAACGGGAGGGGGAAATCCCTACTTTCAAATGCACCCAAGTGATGATACAACGACGTATAGTAATGGCGGGAATGAACGGAAACATTTCCATAATTACCAGAGTGAAAGACTGTCCGCAAGGCGGAGTTCTATCAATCCCACTGTGGTCATTGGTACTGGACTAAATTATTACTTAATTTAGCAGCGCTGGATTCACAGTTCTAGGCTACGCTGATAATATGGTAGTGATAGTAAAGGAGGTAAATATACGCGCACCTATCCTTCATGGAACTCAATCGATAATTTCCAACGAAGTAAAATATCTGGGAGTCATCCTggatagtaaataaaaatgatgccTTGACATAGTATGAATGAAAACACAAAATACGAACGATTGAGTCGATTTGGGATTCCcggaattataaaaaaacaggTTCATTGTTGCCAGATATTTTTAACGAATATGACATAGGTGGTAGGAATGAGAACTTATTGGTAACTAGGAGGactgattttaatttaaattggcAATTTTGCAGATTCTTGATTGGTCAAATCGCAGCCGGTTTTACACAGCACTTTTGCCATGATTCGTAAACAGTGTCCTTTTGGTTCTTTCTAGcattcttgttattttttcattaaaatatgaaaacagttCTTGTAAGgactaatttgaaaatggacAGATAATATTCTGAATACTAGCAGACATCATTTGTGCTCCAACAAAGGAACTCTGTTATTTAAGTCCAAAACATTGTGaatttgtataaacaaatatcGGACGATGGATTGTGTGGATCAAAAAACGCAATAAATtatagggtgttccatttaaaattctAAAGTTGATGTCGATACTGAAAAATTGGGATACCCTGTATCAATAATCTTTTTAATACAAAGAACTTTTGTAATTGAAGTTTGTTTGATACCAGCCATTGTCAAAGTCATGGGAaaagtcgttaaccagcaaaTATTGAGTCTGCTAACTTCATCAGCGATCATCAATAGATCAACCGGGGGGGGGGGCAATGTCCCCAAGGAATATACtgaatttataaagaaatatggTGAATCCAGAGCAATAGCACTAGATATAACGAAGGATTTTGATAGAGTTTGGTACACCAACCTtcgaaataaattaagatcgtacAGTTTGTCATCCTCACTTATTGATTGATTTAGTAGCTCCTCAAAGACCGATCCATTTAGATCGTTGATGATGGTCACACCTCAAAAAGGTTTAAGGTCAACGCTGATGTTCCCCAGGGATTCACCTTATCACCGATTCTCTTTTTCATGTACATCAAtgatctactcgacaaaactgcAAACTGATAATCAGTAGAAACATCAACATCATTCCGAtccgatcttgaaaacattctgcaGGTGTGGGGTAGAAGCAATCCGATTGAGACCTAGGCTGCGGTTTTTATAAAGAAGGCTGACACTGcggctcaggatttggtcctgtcttGACATAGAATATcaccatcaacacaaagttatagGTTTTGAGAAAAGTATATGGTTTAACTTTTGTTTGACACCCTGTACCTAACCTGTACTATGAAATGTtccaaataagaaatataataaaatatatattaaaaatgatgacAAATACATTATTCTGCTAAAAGGTACagatatttttgatgatttattcctatatagaacaaaaaaacaatttgttttatttttgaaccgAATttcttcaactaattttttattcaattgatcTTTATTTCTAATAGCTCAATTTTCGACAAACAGTCTGCTCTCTGATTAATGACCAAAAACTACTCAGATCTTatcattgttttaaaatttgtttcaccaataaatacaaaacttttcaaaacttCATGAGCCACCACATTTGACAACTGTTATTAACCTTCTAAATGCCGCTTGACATGATCCTTTTGAACCTTGGGCCCTATGTGATATGTTTCCTATGGAGGGTAGGGGTAAGAAGAACCATCTCTGTGCTACAGAAAGTGTCCATCAAATCCTTTACGTTAGGGAGGCGCTACTACAGCATaagtgtaaattttaaataaagcgcTAGAAATTTAAGAATAAGGACAGAGAAGGAAAGAAGGAAAGAAATACAACAATTCTtacaaattcacaataattaattaacattcgGCGTTATCTCACAGCAGCTTTGATAGattttattcaaagttattatgGACTACGTGAATAGCTTAGATTGTGTATATCAATTAGTGCgatcaatttagacattcgaagttacataaattcccatcaagttGAAAATCggtaaaattgcttaaaatacaattgaaaataaaatttgaatattccccataatttccgtgtatggaaaaaattttattcaatgtcaaatgtcaaaaaaaattagtttttcacaattttcgacaaaacggtgagttttacaTAAAAGTACTTttgacgaaaattgtagatcataaaattatctacaaaaaacgtatcaattcTTTTTgtcctacaagccactgtttctgagattgACGGATTGGAACTGTCATAAGatctcaaataaattatcaatagacGAAGATGCtgctaaagttcgacgatgttCTTCTGCGGCTTTGGTATTTCTCATGCAATCATTATTGCCATTAAATACGACggtaaatctgaaacattataacttttacaacttgaatcgttatatctcagaaacggtgactcgtaggacaaaaattataaatacgttttttgtaaataactttttgatcTACAGTTTTTGTCTGaactatttttatcataaaacttcccgttttgctgataatcgacAAAAACTTtcaccttgaataaaattttttctatatacggAATTGATGGGgaagattcaaattttattttcaattgtattttaaacaattttactaatttttagcttgatgggaatttatgtagcttcatttttattttttggtctaatttcaccggaacaaatatttcttccgacaggagcgccattctggtctaatttttaattataatttaccgtctacaaACGGACAGTTTTAAAGCTAAGCCCCCATATGAGATGGTCTTCGTAACATCTATCCTCCATAATGTTTGCGGCTGAtaggaatagaaaaaaattcaatttaaccgatttttattattttactttttagaaaatatgaaaatagacTGTATGCCTCaatagatttagaaaatatttataattaatttagaaCAAAGAATTTCTATCATCTACaagaaattttgatacaaatataTAGAAGAGCCATAACAGTAATCCATATAAAAGAATATTCTTCGCAACGTCCAAataatataacctaaaaaatattaaaagacaATAACTTTATTAATTCCCCAGTGATTACAATGAAGATCACCTTCTAAGAACCTTTCTAGCGTGAGGAAGAGTGGAAGGATCCTCTTTAACACAATATTTTCTAGTAGCCAatatgtaatttaaaaaatatttattataatctatCTTTTGTCGATTACTGTAGAATATCTGTTGATCTGTTTCATTCAAAGACTCGTAAATCCTCGTCAACTTATCGTTGTGGAAGTACCAGGGTCTCGTTGtgtaatattgtaataatttcagTCCTTGACTAACTCTCTTTTGAATACGAATCATACTGAAAACATGTTAAAtgctcaaaaaaaaaattagtaaagtgGGGTCAAAATCCGTTATGTGTCCACAACTCCATTATTTCCATATGGACATAATTGATACTAGGAACTAAgtagttaaaaattttgaagaagttATACACACTAGTGAACTTAAGGCAATGCGTTTATCTTTTGAGGCAAACGTTTAGGTCTAAAAAATCGCTCTTGAATTGGGGAAAGTGACCTAATATGGAataccattttgtttttctgttgtAGAAGAAAATCATAACATATCAAGTCATATAGCTGCGCTTAAATTATTGACAGTCTTGTTttacatatattaatttaaaatatgtagtagaaataacttattaataatttgaaacgaATACCGAAACTACTCTAAAAATTGGACTCCTCCCGCATTGTCCACTGTCCATTCATCTAACAAAGTAGATGTCCCAGGAGTAATACTGTATATTATAATGGACATTGGTAAAGTAGGTGATTCGTGATCTTTCGTTTACAACCTATAAGAAACAGTTCTTTGTTTCTTTGCGAATACCACTGAACGCCCACAGTTCTTTCCGTACCTATCAACATCATATTTACTTTACATATACCTGTTGTAtttgaaagggttaagaggtaagcagatttacgaagatatgcttaatacccttggtgaacAATGTCTTTCTCTTTCataagaggtaaattttccattgaagatgatgaccaatcgggaaggccagtttctgtgtcagtccccgaaaatatcgttgcagttcatgacatgattttataagtccgtcgaattgggctaaaccgaatatctgaagcactgaatattttgtacgaacgcgttcatcatattgctcacgtcaatttggacattaTGGATGGAAATTGCTGCAatatggatccccaaatgttcgaatgttgaccaaaagcgtgcgaGGGTTCGATCTGTGCCCCATTTTAAAaagatgtagacttcttaaaccgaattgttactatggatgagacttgggtacatttctacgatacAGAAACatagcaacaatcgatggaatggcgacactctggttctccaagacctaataAGTTTCGTGACCAAatatctgctggaaaagttcttgcttcagttttttgggattgccatggaataATCATAATTGagtttttggataagggtagaacaatattactattcgacattactgaccactctacgggaaaaaattaaagataaaagacgcggaaagctattcaaaggtgttttgtttttgcagtacaacgcccctgcatacaaatctcatgctgccatgcaaaaaattcgtgattcaAGCTCCGTCAGACTATCATCTCTtccctcaactgaaaaaaagtttaaaagttcgTAAATTTTGCGTTGCAGgtttgctgtaataaatgtatccaattaaagggagaatatattgagttataaaatattttgatttggaaattttgtttggttctataataggctaagaatttttcaatatatcctcgtatatataataGTTAATGTTCAATTCACATGACGGATTTTGACCGAAAGAAACTTAACGAATTGTTTGATAAGTATATTACGTCAAAACTACTGCTATTGATACTTACAAAGGTTTATTGCCGGTTAAAGTCATCAGAAAATCTACGAAATAAGCAGGAATTATGTGGAAAAAGAAGGCGGCTATGCAGTGTacgaaataatttgatttagcGCTTCCTCCAGGATACCAAAGACATACACTGAATGGATAATCGTATACGTGCTTTCTGCATATTTCTAATGCTTCCCCCCATTTCAATATATCATCCTGAAAAAGTACAAAGAAATTTCCGTTTCGTGAAAATTGATGTCGAAAATGGTATCTTAAGTGGGTTGGGGTACTTAAAccacaaaaaaaatgaagatttttaatatCGTCTCATTTtagtttacatatttttctctaaatttccAAAGTTGGGACGATGACCGCCTTGGACGattgaaatttctgaaaatttttcatgtttggGTACAAAAAAATCGCCGTGGTATAAAACCAGAGAATACGGTTACTGAGTCAGCAGTGCGTAGCCCAATTCAATCAATCTTGTCGAGACGGGACGGACGCGTTATCAGGGTGAAAGAGCACTTTTCCTTTTCCAAATGGggtgttttattttaatgttgCATGAAACCGTCCCAATAGTtcgacataaaaaaaattttgacgaTGTCACCTTTCTCCATATAGGCGATATAGATCAGACATTGTAAATACCAAAGAACGTTTAACATCACTTTTCCCCCCGAAAGGACAGTCTTTGCGTCAGATAAATCTATGATTGGACTGTTCCATGGTACTTGGTACGTGCCATGTTTCGTCGACTATCACGAAACGAGGCAGATTGCGCTTAAAAAATATCACACTGGTCTACATGGTTGCGATTGTTGTCCGAAATAAGTAAGCGCAGGACTCACCACGCTAAAAGTTTTCACGTGGTAAAAATTTTGTCCACGTAATCTTTTGAAACGCCTACTGTCACCAGAACAGTCCACGCACTTTAATTTCGCTGCGCGATTTGTCAAAAATATCCTCGGAAACTCCCACTTCCCTAAAAGTCGAATTTGactgaaaattcgaaaatagtcgtctacaaaaatatactttacaaaaaaaattaaattatttttgcgaACTTCACTCGTAGGTAAAATCATATGAAATCTAGTAAATATTCTGAATTCCATGAAAATGTTATGTACGAGTAATCACGAGTACATAACAGTACgagtaattattatttaatcataTCAGAATACGCGGTCATCTAGAGCAATAGCacattaggttaggttaggttaggttcggttaGGTTAAGAAAGgctagattaggttaggttaggttaatagTTGAAAGCTTATCGTGAAAAATGTAAGTACTTCTTCCATTTAATATTATAGGTATCAATGACGTGACAGTTGAGCATACTTATAATTTCGTGGTTCCCGATTCCGGTGCATACATCCTACACAAAATATATGGCCGCCGTGATTATCACATGGATGGTTACATCGTGAAATCTTCGTATTAAATGTAAttgttcataattcataataagaaataaaataactttttattattgtttaatgaAATCATGAAACAGTAAactaaaattatgttgaaaatgaaaaatatttttttctgatcaccccttaaaaaatatttaccctACCATAATATAACTTATTTTGTCCTCTAAAAAGATCTAAAATGTggcaaaaaatttttggagtgTTTTTGTGGTGGAACCCCACTTCTAAATATTTACCCAACTTTACTTCATAACAATTTtctgaattgtaaaaaataaagatacttaaATTTTGcgcaaaattcaaattttttgatatactgTTTAAAAACATTGATATCTGATTAttgcattttaacttttggaccatgctgaactttttatcacaaatatacacaataataaaaaagtttttgcttcTTTTCTTCTGCGGTATAGGACGAATTATTCCCGCTTTTTAAtacttcttttattattaatacccatcgttttttttttcaatttgttttcgTATTTATTACATTTGATGTATATTTCTGTGAGAGTCCAAAACTCCAGGCATTCttgaacatttttattgaaatttgaaaatacaaaaaaaatctgtaaaacTGATATCGATGCGTTACGAATTTCTATGAAACTAATTCTCATACATACCCTATTAGCTGTGATATTATAAACTTCCACTTCATTTTTCTTCGGCTCTTTACCAACCTTCCACGCAACAGTTAACAAACTATTAATAGCCATATCAACAGGTACAATATCAGCATTATATTCTAAATTACAGTGCATTGTCCTTATCACTCCTTTACCTGCTCCCACTAATATTCCCGTAGGACCATTCAAGTTATCAATCCAACCAGGAATCGGTTCTTTATAAGCAGCAGTTACTACAACAAATTTCTCAATGAAACGATTTGAACGATAGATCAGAAACTGATGATTGATTCCATTGTactattttcttttagaaataGTCCATACATCTCCAAACGAAGCTGGAAAACTAAGAAAGTATCATAAATCTACGTAGTTTCAATTTACAACTGGATTCCCACTTCACTCTTAAATAGGGTACTTATTAGAatctaaatagaaatatttatcataatggggaattgaaagaaattaaaataaag
This DNA window, taken from Diorhabda sublineata isolate icDioSubl1.1 chromosome 4, icDioSubl1.1, whole genome shotgun sequence, encodes the following:
- the LOC130442857 gene encoding putative fatty acyl-CoA reductase CG5065, which codes for METSEIAEWYKGQHVLVTGATGFMGKILVEKILRSCPDVAAVYMVIRNKKGKNSTQRLEEFLNSPIFDNVKQQIDAKSILQKLKCIGGDITLQNCGMSPEDQTFLEKTVTSVFHMAANVKFDQPIKSAILLNTGGTLNVLEWLCKLEKLKVFVHVSTSYCHCDVTQLEEKLYEAPQEPRKMLDLANWMSDDLLAALAPTILRKYPNSYAYTKGLTEHLVAEYSQKIPIVITRPSLVTAAYKEPIPGWIDNLNGPTGILVGAGKGVIRTMHCNLEYNADIVPVDMAINSLLTVAWKVGKEPKKNEVEVYNITANRDDILKWGEALEICRKHVYDYPFSVCLWYPGGSAKSNYFVHCIAAFFFHIIPAYFVDFLMTLTGNKPFMIRIQKRVSQGLKLLQYYTTRPWYFHNDKLTRIYESLNETDQQIFYSNRQKIDYNKYFLNYILATRKYCVKEDPSTLPHARKVLRRLYYLDVAKNILLYGLLLWLFYIFVSKFLVDDRNSLF